From the genome of Leptotrichia sp. HSP-342:
CGTAAGATTCTCCCATAGACACCCAGACATCCGTATAAATCACATCTACATGCTTAACTCCACCAATTCGATCATCAGTAAATGAAACACGCCCTCCATTTTCTTCAGCCAGTTTCAATGCAGTTTCAGCCAGTTCCTTATCTGGAAAATATTCTTTCGGAGCAATAATTGTAAAATCCATCCCAAATTTTGCTGCGCCAATCATAAGCGAATTTGCCATATTATTTTTTCCATCTCCAAGATACGCAAACTTAATTCCCTTCAAAGTTCCCTTTTTTTCTAAAATAGTCAAAAAATCCGCCAAAACCTGTGTTGGATGAAACTCAGTCGTAAGCCCATTCCACACAGGCACGCCAGAATGTTTGGCCAATGCTTCTACTGAATTCTGTCCATATCCACGATACTCAATTCCATCATAAAATCTTCCCAAAACTTTTGCAGTATCCTCGATTGACTCCTTATCATTCATCTGAGAAGTAGAAGGCCCAATATAAGTAACATTTGCCCCCTGATCATAAGCCGCAACTTCAAATGCACATCTAGTCCGTGTTGAAGTCTTTTCAAAAATTAATGCAATATTTTTCCCAGTCAATTTTTTCTTTTCACTCTTATTGCTCTTATCTTCCTTCAATTTTTTTGCCAAATCCAGTAAATATTGCAATTCTT
Proteins encoded in this window:
- the argF gene encoding ornithine carbamoyltransferase, yielding MLKGRSFLKLLDFTTEELQYLLDLAKKLKEDKSNKSEKKKLTGKNIALIFEKTSTRTRCAFEVAAYDQGANVTYIGPSTSQMNDKESIEDTAKVLGRFYDGIEYRGYGQNSVEALAKHSGVPVWNGLTTEFHPTQVLADFLTILEKKGTLKGIKFAYLGDGKNNMANSLMIGAAKFGMDFTIIAPKEYFPDKELAETALKLAEENGGRVSFTDDRIGGVKHVDVIYTDVWVSMGESYDVWNERINRLSYYQVNSELVKHAKDDYLFMHCLPAFHDLNTKVAQEIEKKYGIKEMEVIDEVFRSKNSVVFDEAENRMHTIKAVMVATLGEE